One part of the Candidatus Kouleothrix ribensis genome encodes these proteins:
- a CDS encoding zinc-ribbon domain containing protein — MSYADRTLACRDCGTEFVFTAGEQEFYAQKGFTNEPTRCQSCRQTRKSGGGGGRGGYSDRDSYGGRDDGYSSRPREMHTTVCASCGKEAQVPFVPRGDKPVYCSDCFQQQRKSTSRY, encoded by the coding sequence ATGAGCTACGCAGACAGGACGCTGGCGTGCCGCGATTGCGGTACTGAGTTCGTGTTTACAGCCGGCGAGCAGGAATTCTACGCGCAAAAGGGCTTCACCAACGAGCCGACGCGCTGCCAATCGTGCCGGCAGACGCGTAAATCGGGCGGCGGCGGCGGGCGGGGCGGCTACAGTGATCGCGACAGCTACGGCGGCCGCGACGATGGCTATAGCAGCCGCCCGCGCGAGATGCATACTACCGTGTGTGCGTCGTGCGGCAAAGAGGCCCAGGTGCCTTTCGTGCCACGCGGCGACAAGCCGGTGTATTGCTCGGATTGCTTCCAGCAGCAGCGCAAATCGACCAGCCGCTACTAA
- a CDS encoding thioesterase: MSQLSPPGAPWFAYTPPKPSARVRLFCLPYAGGSAAIYRAWVGAAPPEIELVPIELPGRGRRFAEPAYTRMHALVASLAQAIGPLAQQPFALFGHSMGALIGFELARWLQHSGPAMPVRLFVSGCSAPQLPPTRVIHDLPDAAFVSELRRLNGTPAEVFANAELMQLVAPLLRADFELCETYACAAAPPLVCPISAFGGQADSEATPERMEQWRAQTAAPFVLRGLPGDHFFLNDARDLLLRAIAQDLGLAR; this comes from the coding sequence ATGAGCCAGCTATCACCACCCGGCGCGCCCTGGTTTGCCTATACGCCGCCTAAGCCGAGCGCGCGCGTGCGCCTGTTCTGCCTGCCGTATGCCGGCGGCAGCGCGGCGATCTATCGGGCCTGGGTCGGCGCGGCGCCGCCCGAGATCGAGCTGGTGCCGATCGAGCTGCCCGGCCGCGGCCGGCGCTTCGCCGAGCCGGCCTACACGCGCATGCACGCGCTGGTCGCGTCGCTGGCCCAGGCGATCGGCCCGCTCGCGCAGCAGCCGTTTGCGCTGTTTGGCCATAGCATGGGCGCGCTGATCGGCTTTGAGCTGGCGCGCTGGCTCCAGCACAGCGGGCCGGCTATGCCGGTGCGGCTGTTCGTGTCGGGCTGTAGTGCGCCGCAGCTGCCGCCCACCCGCGTGATTCACGATCTGCCCGACGCCGCGTTCGTGAGCGAGCTGCGCCGGCTGAACGGCACGCCCGCCGAGGTGTTCGCGAACGCCGAGCTGATGCAGCTGGTCGCGCCGTTGCTGCGCGCCGATTTCGAGCTATGCGAAACCTACGCCTGCGCCGCTGCGCCGCCGCTGGTGTGCCCGATCTCGGCGTTTGGCGGCCAGGCCGATAGCGAGGCCACGCCTGAGCGCATGGAGCAGTGGCGCGCGCAAACAGCCGCGCCGTTCGTTCTGCGCGGGCTACCGGGCGATCATTTCTTCCTGAACGATGCGCGCGATCTGCTGCTGCGCGCCATTGCGCAGGATCTTGGGCTGGCGCGCTAG
- a CDS encoding lantibiotic dehydratase: protein MNAALDALPRDQQARPEAPAHLAPLPGGDWAVWRWVGLRGAGFPADLVSRLADAECARSADAVYAAEARAAELQAQALAAANAALDALRAGAGWDDPARRKPLLKLMRVLKAGDAPAPAAAPPALAPALAALLAARAELAGARAQFAQAFDAATRNTSHVIATIAGDDRFCEALIWQNRRAFHTGVAALRAGTLGATRGSQQRQHEELVASYLQRYCVKNDTIGFFGPVGWATIGTSAAPLVARPGQALLRRRTVAFEQWAIDGLAAALAKTRLLQPWLAPRLLPFFDLRGTTLYRPGQRTLRVSPGQAAVLAACDGERSARAIAAELCAAHPHELSDAAAVYRLLDQLGKLGLIVWTLEVPFAPQPDLALGRLLARIEDPRLRTPALDALAELERRRAEVAQAAGNAAQLDQALDALEASFTRLTGAEATRKAGATYAARTLVYEDCQRDIDIELGAPLLDALGPPLTLLLTSARWITHQAAGLYQAAFDQIYAELARQSGSAEVDLFAFWQLVQQRLHTTDQPRLRDTVKHMFQQRWAEVLGLPPDSGQREIVYTSTQLAPQVAAAFAAPGPGWPGARYHSPDVMIAAASPEAICQGQYLLVMGELHLGGNSLRAALFVDQHPAPAELIAAIEHDLPMPQVAPIAPRNWPEMTLRTRSAFLSERDFRLAFTYDACGHSHPLRLPIGAFVVARNADGLVIRARDGSRQFGMIELFAEILTMEVADCFKIFSPRRHTPRITIDRLVVSRECWQVATAELAFAGEQHADARFLAARRWARGLGLPRCVFVKVPIERKPFFLDFDSPILVNLFARMARRVREQAGAEALISITEMCPTIEESWLPDAAGARYTSELRIAAVDWLGAAPGEPAGTG, encoded by the coding sequence ATGAACGCTGCCCTCGACGCACTGCCGCGCGACCAGCAGGCCCGGCCGGAGGCGCCGGCACACCTGGCGCCGCTCCCCGGCGGCGATTGGGCGGTCTGGCGCTGGGTGGGGCTCCGTGGGGCCGGCTTCCCAGCCGACCTGGTGAGCCGTCTGGCCGACGCCGAGTGTGCGCGCAGCGCCGACGCGGTGTATGCGGCCGAGGCGCGCGCCGCCGAGCTGCAGGCCCAGGCGCTGGCGGCGGCCAACGCCGCGCTCGATGCGCTGCGCGCCGGCGCGGGCTGGGATGACCCGGCCCGGCGCAAGCCGCTGCTCAAGCTGATGCGCGTGCTCAAGGCCGGCGATGCGCCTGCGCCGGCGGCAGCACCGCCGGCACTGGCACCGGCACTGGCCGCGCTGCTGGCCGCGCGTGCCGAGCTGGCCGGCGCGCGCGCGCAGTTTGCGCAGGCCTTCGACGCGGCCACGCGCAACACCTCGCACGTGATCGCCACGATCGCCGGCGACGACCGCTTCTGCGAGGCGCTGATCTGGCAGAACCGGCGCGCATTCCACACCGGCGTGGCCGCGCTGCGGGCCGGCACGCTAGGCGCCACGCGCGGCTCGCAGCAGCGCCAGCACGAAGAGCTGGTGGCGAGCTACCTCCAGCGCTACTGTGTCAAGAACGACACGATCGGCTTCTTCGGCCCGGTGGGCTGGGCGACGATCGGCACCAGCGCCGCGCCGCTGGTCGCGCGCCCCGGCCAGGCGCTGCTGCGCCGGCGCACGGTGGCGTTCGAGCAGTGGGCGATCGATGGCCTGGCGGCGGCGCTGGCCAAAACCCGGCTGCTACAGCCCTGGCTCGCGCCGCGGCTGCTGCCGTTCTTCGACCTACGCGGCACCACGCTGTACCGGCCAGGCCAGCGCACACTGCGGGTCTCGCCCGGCCAGGCCGCAGTGCTGGCAGCCTGCGATGGCGAGCGCAGCGCCAGGGCGATTGCGGCCGAGCTGTGCGCGGCCCACCCGCACGAGCTGAGCGACGCGGCGGCGGTGTACCGGCTGCTCGACCAGCTCGGCAAGCTGGGCTTGATCGTGTGGACGCTGGAGGTGCCGTTTGCGCCGCAGCCCGATCTGGCGCTGGGCCGGCTGCTGGCGCGCATCGAAGACCCGCGGCTGCGCACGCCGGCACTCGACGCGCTCGCCGAGCTCGAGCGCCGGCGCGCCGAGGTGGCCCAGGCCGCCGGCAATGCCGCGCAGCTCGACCAGGCGCTCGATGCGCTGGAGGCCAGCTTCACACGCCTGACCGGCGCCGAGGCCACCCGCAAGGCCGGCGCAACCTACGCCGCGCGCACGCTGGTGTACGAAGATTGCCAGCGCGACATCGACATAGAGCTGGGCGCGCCGCTGCTGGACGCGCTAGGGCCGCCGCTCACGCTGCTGCTGACGAGCGCGCGCTGGATCACCCACCAGGCCGCCGGCCTGTACCAGGCCGCGTTCGACCAGATCTACGCCGAGCTGGCGCGCCAGAGCGGCAGCGCCGAAGTCGATCTGTTCGCGTTCTGGCAGCTGGTGCAGCAGCGCCTGCACACCACCGACCAGCCACGCCTGCGCGACACCGTCAAGCACATGTTTCAGCAGCGCTGGGCCGAGGTGCTCGGCCTACCGCCCGACAGCGGCCAGCGCGAGATCGTGTACACCAGCACCCAGCTGGCCCCGCAGGTCGCGGCGGCATTTGCGGCGCCGGGGCCGGGCTGGCCGGGCGCGCGCTACCACAGCCCCGACGTCATGATCGCGGCGGCCAGCCCCGAGGCGATCTGCCAGGGCCAGTACCTGCTGGTGATGGGCGAGCTGCACCTGGGCGGCAACAGCCTGCGCGCCGCGCTGTTCGTCGATCAGCACCCCGCGCCGGCCGAACTGATCGCCGCGATCGAGCACGACCTGCCCATGCCGCAGGTGGCGCCGATCGCGCCGCGCAACTGGCCCGAGATGACCCTGCGCACGCGCTCGGCGTTCCTCAGCGAGCGCGACTTTCGGCTGGCGTTTACCTACGACGCATGCGGCCACAGCCACCCGCTGCGGCTGCCGATCGGCGCGTTCGTGGTGGCGCGCAATGCCGATGGCCTGGTGATTCGCGCCCGCGACGGCAGCCGCCAGTTCGGCATGATCGAGCTGTTCGCCGAGATCCTGACCATGGAAGTGGCCGACTGCTTCAAGATCTTCAGCCCGCGCCGCCACACCCCGCGCATCACGATCGACCGGCTGGTGGTGAGCCGCGAGTGCTGGCAGGTGGCCACCGCCGAGCTGGCCTTCGCCGGCGAGCAGCACGCCGACGCGCGCTTCCTGGCGGCGCGGCGCTGGGCGCGCGGGCTGGGCCTGCCGCGCTGTGTGTTCGTCAAGGTGCCGATCGAGCGCAAACCGTTCTTTCTCGATTTCGACAGCCCGATCCTGGTCAACCTCTTCGCCAGGATGGCCCGCCGCGTGCGCGAGCAGGCCGGCGCCGAGGCGCTGATCAGCATCACCGAGATGTGCCCGACGATTGAAGAGAGCTGGCTGCCCGACGCGGCGGGCGCGCGCTATACCAGCGAGCTGCGCATCGCCGCAGTCGACTGGCTCGGCGCTGCGCCGGGCGAGCCGGCCGGCACGGGGTAG
- a CDS encoding 4'-phosphopantetheinyl transferase superfamily protein has translation MTTHDGVWRIPTAHPALAAGEVHVWRVALDWPAPASLVQLLAADERQRAERFHFERDRTHFVVGRATLRILLGRYLGRPPEQLQFSYNAYGKPALPGAGPAFNLAHAHGLALYAFSWGRALGVDLEYIRGDIEAEQIAERFFSPAERAALAQLPVAERRQAFFSCWTRKEAYIKAHGLGLALPLDQFDVSLAPGAPARLLATHTDPADAARWSLCALAPGPGWAAALAVAGHAWQLRCWQGPPGS, from the coding sequence ATGACCACTCACGACGGCGTATGGCGCATCCCAACCGCGCACCCGGCCCTGGCTGCCGGCGAGGTGCATGTGTGGCGCGTCGCGCTCGATTGGCCGGCGCCGGCATCGCTGGTGCAGCTGCTCGCGGCCGATGAGCGGCAGCGCGCCGAGCGCTTTCACTTCGAGCGCGACCGCACGCATTTCGTGGTTGGCCGCGCGACGCTGCGCATACTGCTGGGCCGCTACCTGGGCCGCCCGCCCGAGCAGCTGCAGTTCAGCTACAACGCCTACGGTAAGCCCGCGCTGCCAGGTGCCGGCCCGGCCTTCAACCTCGCGCATGCGCACGGGCTGGCGCTCTACGCCTTTAGCTGGGGCCGCGCGCTGGGGGTCGATCTCGAGTATATTCGCGGCGATATCGAGGCCGAGCAGATCGCCGAGCGCTTCTTCTCGCCGGCCGAGCGCGCCGCGCTGGCACAGCTGCCGGTTGCCGAGCGCCGCCAGGCGTTTTTCAGCTGCTGGACGCGCAAAGAGGCCTATATTAAGGCCCATGGGCTGGGCCTGGCGCTGCCGCTCGACCAGTTCGATGTCTCGCTGGCGCCCGGTGCGCCGGCCCGGCTGCTGGCCACCCACACCGATCCGGCCGACGCCGCGCGCTGGTCGCTCTGCGCGCTGGCGCCCGGCCCCGGCTGGGCCGCCGCGCTGGCGGTGGCCGGCCACGCCTGGCAGCTGCGCTGCTGGCAAGGCCCGCCGGGGTCATAG
- a CDS encoding metallophosphoesterase has product MKLYAISDLHLSYAGNRAALAALPPQPDDWLIVAGDIGERAAHLEFALSILTRRFAQLIWTPGNHDLWTLPSDRDGPRGVAHYQRLVAICRRYGVLTPEDPFVRWPGPGPACLLAPIFTLYDYSFRPPEIAAGQAVAWAIEDGVLCTDEELLHADPYPSRADWCAARCAETAPRLQQAASQAPLVLIGHFPLRQDLVWLPRIPRFSLWCGTRRTDNWHTRFRAHTVVYGHLHIPGSHLRDGVRFEEVSFGYPPDRQQVRALQPYLREILPGAAPSS; this is encoded by the coding sequence ATGAAGCTCTATGCCATCAGCGACCTGCACCTAAGCTACGCGGGCAACCGCGCCGCGCTGGCCGCGCTGCCGCCCCAGCCCGACGACTGGCTGATCGTCGCGGGCGATATTGGCGAGCGCGCGGCCCACCTGGAGTTCGCGCTATCGATCCTGACGCGCCGCTTTGCCCAGCTGATCTGGACCCCCGGCAACCACGATCTCTGGACCCTGCCCTCGGATCGCGATGGGCCGCGCGGCGTGGCACACTACCAGCGCCTGGTGGCGATCTGCCGCCGCTACGGCGTGCTGACGCCCGAAGACCCATTTGTGCGCTGGCCGGGGCCGGGGCCGGCGTGCCTGCTGGCGCCGATCTTCACGCTGTACGACTACAGCTTCCGCCCGCCCGAGATCGCCGCCGGCCAGGCAGTGGCATGGGCGATCGAGGATGGCGTGCTCTGCACCGACGAGGAGCTACTACACGCCGACCCCTACCCCTCGCGGGCCGACTGGTGCGCCGCGCGCTGTGCCGAAACCGCGCCGCGCCTCCAGCAGGCGGCCAGCCAGGCGCCGCTGGTGCTGATCGGGCATTTCCCGCTGCGCCAGGATCTGGTGTGGCTGCCGCGCATCCCACGCTTTTCGCTGTGGTGCGGCACCCGCCGCACCGACAACTGGCACACGCGCTTTCGGGCGCACACGGTGGTGTATGGCCACCTGCACATCCCCGGCAGCCACCTGCGCGACGGCGTGCGCTTCGAAGAGGTTTCGTTCGGCTACCCGCCCGACCGGCAGCAGGTGCGCGCGCTCCAGCCCTACCTGCGCGAGATCCTGCCAGGCGCCGCGCCCTCCAGCTGA
- a CDS encoding M20/M25/M40 family metallo-hydrolase, translated as MTRPASPLPAARGWPASGVAVLSTAVMLGAVVLFCLAQLRPPAALPAEAPADQFAAGRALAHVRALSQAPHPIGSPAHAAARDYIVDQLTSLGVEHELQQVVSANPAGQPPYRAATVRNIVARLPGRAPGPAILLAAHYDSVTAGPGANDDAVGVATLLEALRAARAGPPLQHDLIVLFTDCEESGMLGARAFVSQHAWARQVGLVLNFEARGSAGPSLMFEVSPNNGRLIEEFAGAAPAPFASSLFYDVYKYLPNDTDFTIFKNAGMPGFNFAYIGGFTAYHSPLDSFERTSAASLQHHGGYALALLRHFANRDQAAGPAEDVVFFDLFGLLLVRYSLGMARALLALLALVFIGLLAWAWRRRQIRLGGLALGALALIPQLAVAALLALALQPLLANRHQEYSYYGDTFNHGWYAAGLTLLVLAGSAALQLWFGRRLAPASLALGALLWWLVLAALTTIALPGGSYLFSWPLLGALAGQALALAAPAAATTRRWLAPLLGALPALVLFTPLIALLFTALTLRLALVPALVAALLLGLLAPQLAVLAAGRRWLLPAAAGLAGLAALLGGVLAAGPSPDQPRFNNVLYGLNADTNQATWAMFGPRGDAWTSQFIGADSTIGALPDFFPLTPLQIARAAAPGLPLAAPTASVLADSTAGAVRTLRLRISSARQATLIWVYAGAQTRVLSASVGGAPLGAAAPWGLAYWAPPPEGIELTLQVDAGQPAQLRLIDWTSGLPDLPGRTITPRTADMQPSPAMGLVQFSNATLVSKSFTF; from the coding sequence ATGACCAGACCTGCCAGTCCCTTGCCGGCCGCGCGCGGCTGGCCCGCCTCGGGCGTGGCCGTGCTCAGCACCGCAGTGATGCTGGGCGCGGTGGTGCTGTTCTGCCTGGCGCAGCTCCGCCCACCGGCCGCGCTGCCGGCAGAAGCGCCGGCCGATCAATTCGCGGCCGGCCGCGCGCTAGCCCATGTGCGCGCGCTCAGCCAGGCGCCGCACCCGATCGGCAGCCCGGCCCACGCCGCCGCGCGCGATTATATTGTCGATCAGCTGACCAGCCTGGGTGTCGAGCACGAGCTGCAGCAGGTGGTGTCGGCCAACCCGGCCGGCCAGCCGCCCTACCGCGCCGCTACGGTGCGCAATATCGTGGCGCGGCTGCCCGGCCGCGCGCCCGGCCCGGCCATCCTGCTGGCGGCGCACTACGATTCGGTCACCGCCGGGCCGGGCGCGAACGACGATGCCGTGGGCGTAGCCACGCTGCTCGAGGCCCTGCGCGCGGCCAGGGCCGGCCCACCGCTTCAGCACGACCTGATCGTGCTGTTCACCGACTGCGAAGAGAGCGGCATGCTCGGCGCGCGCGCGTTTGTGTCGCAGCATGCCTGGGCCAGGCAGGTCGGCCTGGTGCTGAACTTCGAGGCGCGCGGCAGCGCAGGGCCATCGTTGATGTTCGAGGTGAGCCCGAACAACGGCCGGCTGATCGAAGAGTTCGCCGGCGCCGCACCCGCGCCGTTCGCCAGCTCGCTGTTCTATGATGTCTATAAGTATCTGCCCAACGATACCGATTTTACGATCTTCAAGAACGCAGGTATGCCCGGCTTCAATTTTGCCTATATCGGCGGCTTCACCGCCTACCACAGCCCGCTCGACTCGTTCGAGCGCACCAGTGCGGCCAGCCTGCAGCACCACGGCGGCTATGCGCTGGCGCTGCTGCGCCACTTCGCCAACCGCGATCAGGCCGCTGGCCCGGCTGAGGATGTGGTGTTCTTCGATCTGTTTGGCCTGCTGCTCGTGCGCTATTCGCTGGGCATGGCCCGCGCGCTGCTGGCGCTGCTGGCGCTGGTGTTTATCGGCCTGCTGGCATGGGCCTGGCGCCGCCGGCAGATCCGGCTGGGCGGGCTGGCGCTGGGGGCGCTGGCGCTGATTCCGCAGCTGGCCGTGGCGGCGCTGCTGGCGCTGGCGCTGCAGCCGCTGCTGGCCAACCGGCACCAGGAATATAGCTACTATGGCGATACGTTCAACCACGGCTGGTATGCCGCCGGCCTGACGCTGCTGGTTCTAGCCGGCAGCGCGGCCCTGCAGCTGTGGTTCGGCCGGCGGCTCGCGCCCGCCAGCCTGGCGCTCGGCGCGCTGCTGTGGTGGCTGGTGCTGGCGGCGCTAACCACGATCGCGCTGCCGGGCGGCAGCTACCTGTTCAGCTGGCCGCTGCTGGGCGCGCTGGCCGGGCAGGCCCTGGCCCTAGCCGCGCCGGCCGCAGCGACCACCCGGCGCTGGCTGGCGCCGCTGCTGGGCGCGCTGCCCGCGCTGGTGCTGTTTACGCCGCTGATCGCGCTGCTGTTTACCGCGCTTACGCTGCGGCTGGCGCTGGTGCCGGCGCTGGTGGCCGCGCTGCTGCTGGGCCTGCTGGCGCCGCAGCTGGCCGTGCTGGCGGCCGGGCGGCGCTGGCTGCTGCCGGCTGCTGCCGGGCTGGCCGGGCTGGCCGCGCTGCTGGGCGGGGTGCTGGCTGCCGGCCCCAGCCCCGATCAGCCGCGCTTCAATAATGTGTTGTATGGCCTGAACGCCGATACCAACCAGGCCACCTGGGCCATGTTTGGGCCGCGCGGTGATGCCTGGACTAGCCAGTTCATCGGTGCCGATAGCACGATCGGCGCGCTGCCCGATTTCTTCCCGCTCACGCCCTTGCAGATCGCGCGTGCGGCTGCGCCAGGCCTGCCGCTGGCCGCGCCCACCGCCAGCGTGCTGGCCGATAGCACGGCCGGGGCGGTGCGCACGCTGCGGCTGCGCATCAGCTCGGCGCGCCAGGCCACGCTGATCTGGGTGTATGCCGGCGCGCAGACGCGGGTGCTGAGCGCGTCGGTGGGCGGCGCGCCGCTGGGGGCCGCCGCGCCGTGGGGGCTGGCCTACTGGGCGCCACCGCCCGAGGGCATCGAGCTGACGCTCCAGGTCGATGCCGGGCAGCCCGCGCAGCTCCGCCTGATCGACTGGACCAGCGGCCTGCCCGATCTGCCCGGCCGCACGATCACGCCGCGCACTGCCGATATGCAGCCCTCGCCGGCTATGGGCCTGGTGCAGTTCAGCAATGCCACGCTGGTCAGCAAATCGTTTACGTTCTAG